The Flavobacterium faecale genome has a segment encoding these proteins:
- a CDS encoding efflux RND transporter permease subunit, whose translation MNKFIKNIIAFSLKNKAFTFFWVGLLAVLGFISFSNMPIEAFPDVTNTQIIIVNQWNGRSAEEIERFVTSPIEISMNSVQKKTSVRSITMFGLSVIKIIFDDGVDDAFARQQVNNLLKNVSLPDGVEVDVQPPYGPTGEIFRYVLKSKDRDSRDLLTIQSWTIDRQLRAIPGVADLVAFGGQEKTYEVGVNPVKLAQYNITPLQVYDAINASNLNVGGDVIEKNGQAYVVRGVGLVKSIRDIENIIVDDANGNPILIKNVADVYESAMPRVGQAGLDGNDDVVEGIVVMRKGENAKEILALVKAKIDDLNNNILPKDVKMETFYDRDRLMNFTTETVMHNLFEGIVLVTCIVFLFMADWRTTFTVSIVIPLALLFAFLCLKLMGMSANLLSLGAVDFGIIIDGAVVMVEGLFVVLDQKSHDVGMEKYNKLAKGSLIKRTGTEMGKAIFFSKLIIITALLPIFSFQKVEGKMFSPLAYTLGFALIGALLFTLTLVPVLSHILLNKNVKEKHNPFVIFWDNLVAKGFGWTFKHKVQSLIISLVLLVAVFFSAGFLGTEFLPQLNEGALWVEAKLPMSTSLTETVKTTAVLRKELQSFPEVIGVLSQVGRSNDGTDPSGFYYVQMQVNLKPKEDWTRKITMDELVDQMDKKLTKHQGIGYNYSQPIIDNVAEAVAGINASNAVKIYGDDLEELDKLANQVINKIKNVPGIRDVGILRNIGQPEMSVVLDREKMAAYGVTLKDAQAVLELAIGGKTATEKYEGEKKFAVRVRYAKQYRNDQVDIGELKVPTLRGVKIPLREISDLKTVTGPAFIYRDNTKRFIGVKFSVRDRDLGSTIADAQSRVKTLKLPTGYSVGWTGEFENQVRASARLGQVVPISLIGIFVLLFILFGNIKDSLLVLANVPFAIIGGIIALHVTGMNFGISAGVGFIALLGICIQNGVILITEFHHNLKAKFTLEESIFKGVKARTRAVVMTALMASIGLLPAAISTGIGSESQKPLAIVIIGGLVTATILTLLVFPIIFWVFNRKKHAPIV comes from the coding sequence ATGAATAAGTTTATCAAAAATATTATTGCTTTTTCGCTAAAGAATAAAGCATTCACCTTTTTCTGGGTTGGACTATTGGCTGTTTTAGGATTTATTTCTTTTTCGAATATGCCTATCGAAGCTTTCCCTGATGTTACGAACACCCAAATCATAATTGTAAATCAATGGAACGGTCGAAGTGCTGAAGAAATTGAGAGATTTGTTACTTCGCCCATTGAAATCTCAATGAACTCTGTACAAAAGAAAACAAGTGTTCGTAGTATTACCATGTTTGGATTATCAGTTATCAAAATAATTTTTGACGATGGAGTTGATGATGCTTTTGCAAGGCAACAAGTTAATAATTTACTTAAAAACGTATCTCTTCCTGATGGTGTAGAAGTAGACGTTCAGCCACCTTATGGTCCGACAGGAGAAATTTTTAGATATGTATTAAAGAGTAAAGATCGTGACTCAAGAGATTTATTAACAATTCAGTCTTGGACTATTGACAGACAACTTCGTGCTATTCCTGGCGTGGCAGATTTGGTTGCTTTTGGAGGCCAAGAAAAGACGTATGAGGTGGGAGTTAATCCAGTAAAATTAGCACAATACAACATAACGCCTCTCCAAGTCTACGATGCCATCAATGCTAGCAACCTAAATGTTGGAGGAGATGTTATAGAAAAAAATGGACAAGCATATGTGGTACGTGGTGTTGGATTGGTTAAATCAATTAGAGATATAGAAAATATTATTGTTGATGATGCGAACGGAAATCCAATTTTAATAAAAAATGTGGCAGATGTCTATGAAAGTGCCATGCCACGTGTGGGCCAAGCAGGACTTGATGGCAATGACGATGTTGTTGAAGGAATTGTTGTGATGCGTAAAGGAGAGAATGCCAAAGAGATTCTAGCTCTAGTAAAAGCAAAAATAGATGATTTGAACAACAACATTTTGCCAAAAGATGTAAAAATGGAAACATTTTATGATCGTGATCGTTTAATGAATTTCACTACTGAAACGGTTATGCATAACTTATTTGAAGGGATCGTACTCGTTACTTGTATCGTTTTTCTATTCATGGCAGACTGGCGTACAACATTTACGGTATCTATTGTTATTCCTTTAGCATTATTGTTTGCTTTTCTATGCTTGAAATTGATGGGCATGAGCGCCAATTTACTGAGCTTAGGTGCAGTTGATTTCGGAATTATTATTGACGGTGCGGTGGTAATGGTCGAAGGACTCTTTGTAGTATTAGATCAAAAATCTCACGATGTTGGAATGGAAAAATACAACAAGTTAGCAAAAGGAAGCTTGATTAAAAGAACCGGAACTGAAATGGGTAAAGCTATCTTTTTTTCAAAATTAATTATCATTACAGCCTTACTTCCTATTTTCTCTTTTCAAAAAGTTGAAGGAAAAATGTTCTCACCCCTAGCCTACACTTTAGGTTTTGCCTTGATCGGAGCATTGCTTTTTACGCTTACATTAGTACCGGTACTTTCTCATATTTTGTTGAATAAAAATGTCAAAGAAAAACATAATCCATTTGTTATTTTCTGGGATAACTTAGTTGCAAAAGGTTTTGGTTGGACTTTTAAACACAAAGTACAATCGTTAATTATTTCATTAGTATTATTGGTGGCTGTATTTTTCTCGGCAGGTTTTCTTGGGACCGAATTTCTACCGCAACTCAACGAAGGTGCACTATGGGTTGAAGCAAAATTACCGATGAGTACTAGCTTAACCGAAACCGTAAAAACAACTGCTGTTTTAAGGAAAGAATTACAATCTTTTCCAGAAGTAATTGGAGTTTTATCACAAGTAGGTCGAAGTAATGACGGAACAGACCCTAGCGGATTCTACTATGTTCAAATGCAAGTAAATTTAAAACCAAAAGAAGATTGGACTCGCAAGATTACCATGGATGAGCTAGTGGACCAAATGGACAAAAAACTAACCAAACATCAAGGAATAGGCTACAATTACTCACAACCAATTATTGACAATGTTGCTGAGGCTGTTGCTGGAATTAATGCGTCAAATGCTGTCAAAATTTATGGTGATGATTTAGAAGAACTTGATAAATTGGCTAACCAAGTTATCAATAAAATAAAAAATGTTCCTGGTATAAGAGATGTTGGTATTCTTAGAAATATAGGACAACCAGAAATGAGCGTAGTACTTGATCGAGAAAAAATGGCTGCTTATGGTGTGACTCTAAAAGATGCACAGGCAGTCCTTGAACTAGCGATTGGAGGAAAAACTGCAACTGAAAAATATGAAGGTGAGAAGAAATTTGCGGTGCGCGTGCGCTATGCAAAGCAATACCGAAATGATCAAGTTGATATTGGTGAGCTAAAAGTTCCAACTTTGCGCGGTGTGAAGATTCCGTTAAGGGAAATATCTGATTTAAAAACAGTGACAGGCCCTGCTTTTATCTACAGGGATAATACCAAACGCTTTATTGGTGTAAAGTTTTCAGTACGTGATCGCGATTTAGGAAGTACGATTGCTGATGCACAGTCAAGAGTAAAAACTTTAAAATTACCTACAGGATATAGCGTAGGTTGGACAGGCGAATTTGAAAATCAAGTTAGAGCAAGTGCCCGACTAGGACAAGTAGTGCCAATTAGTTTAATTGGAATCTTCGTTTTACTCTTTATCCTTTTTGGAAACATAAAAGATTCTTTATTGGTTTTGGCAAATGTTCCTTTTGCAATTATTGGTGGAATTATAGCTTTACATGTAACAGGAATGAATTTTGGAATATCAGCAGGGGTTGGTTTTATTGCCTTATTGGGAATTTGTATTCAAAACGGTGTGATCCTGATTACTGAATTTCATCATAATCTGAAAGCTAAATTTACGTTGGAAGAATCTATTTTCAAAGGTGTAAAAGCCAGAACAAGAGCTGTAGTCATGACTGCTCTTATGGCATCAATTGGTTTGTTACCAGCAGCAATTTCTACCGGAATTGGATCTGAATCTCAAAAACCATTGGCAATCGTAATTATAGGTGGATTGGTTACGGCAACTATTTTGACCTTATTAGTCTTCCCTATCATTTTTTGGGTTTTTAATAGAAAAAAACACGCTCCAATTGTATAA
- a CDS encoding carbohydrate porin, whose product MFKEKSLVAIIILFSASVLAQDTPKEEKESFSLHYQTTSIYQYHSAFKAQYSGASSLQNTEEKALSLTSTLFFDMPLWKGASITLNPELAGGEGVSQAKGLGGFANGETFRIGNAKPVVYMARMLLEQNFDFDTSHSLKMVFGKFGLADYFDGNSFSHDVRSQFLNWSLMDMGAWDYAANTRGYTDALYANYQFNNWQIRAAWSAQPTKANGPNVAFNAKKSNAINLEVERQIDFKNSDQAVIRLLGFRNVAAAGNYNQANANFVGTPDITSTRANGRTKYGLGLNAEYAHKDLWGAFTRLSYNDGKNETWAFTEIDQSATAGINLKGKMWQRENDGAGIAFASNGLSAAHQKYQQLGGNGFMIGDGNLNYGTEKIVEAFYSFSVPKSNITLSPDYQFIVNPGYNKDRGPVNFFSLRFHAQF is encoded by the coding sequence ATGTTCAAAGAAAAATCATTAGTAGCTATTATTATTCTTTTCTCTGCTTCGGTATTAGCGCAAGATACACCAAAAGAAGAGAAAGAAAGCTTTAGTCTCCATTATCAAACTACATCCATTTATCAATATCATTCGGCATTCAAAGCACAGTATTCGGGAGCAAGTAGTTTACAGAACACGGAAGAAAAGGCACTGTCCCTTACCTCTACTCTATTTTTTGATATGCCATTGTGGAAAGGTGCATCTATCACCCTAAACCCCGAATTGGCTGGTGGTGAAGGTGTTTCGCAAGCCAAAGGATTAGGAGGTTTTGCCAACGGAGAAACCTTTAGAATCGGGAATGCTAAGCCTGTGGTTTATATGGCTAGGATGTTACTCGAACAAAATTTTGACTTTGATACTAGCCACTCCTTGAAAATGGTATTTGGAAAATTTGGACTGGCAGATTATTTTGATGGAAACAGTTTCAGTCACGATGTTCGATCTCAGTTTTTAAACTGGTCACTTATGGATATGGGCGCTTGGGATTATGCTGCAAACACAAGAGGATACACGGATGCATTATATGCGAATTATCAGTTTAACAATTGGCAAATTAGAGCCGCGTGGTCTGCTCAACCTACCAAAGCGAATGGACCAAATGTAGCATTTAATGCAAAAAAATCGAATGCTATTAACTTAGAAGTCGAAAGGCAAATTGATTTTAAGAACAGCGACCAAGCTGTAATTAGACTTTTAGGTTTTCGAAATGTAGCGGCAGCCGGAAACTACAATCAAGCCAATGCCAACTTTGTAGGTACACCTGATATTACAAGCACACGTGCCAACGGTCGCACAAAATACGGACTAGGATTAAATGCTGAGTATGCGCACAAAGATTTATGGGGCGCTTTTACCAGGCTAAGTTATAATGACGGGAAAAACGAAACTTGGGCCTTTACTGAGATTGATCAATCTGCAACAGCGGGTATTAATTTAAAAGGTAAAATGTGGCAGCGTGAAAATGATGGTGCTGGAATTGCATTTGCAAGCAACGGACTATCAGCAGCGCATCAAAAATACCAACAGCTGGGAGGAAACGGTTTTATGATTGGTGACGGGAACCTAAACTATGGTACCGAAAAAATAGTAGAAGCCTTTTATTCCTTTTCTGTTCCTAAGTCGAATATAACCCTTTCACCTGATTACCAATTTATTGTTAACCCAGGTTACAACAAAGATCGAGGTCCTGTTAACTTTTTCTCATTGCGTTTTCATGCCCAATTTTAA
- a CDS encoding efflux RND transporter periplasmic adaptor subunit translates to MNTKLISGLLILSLAVTSCKKEEQKPEIVSTFVLTDTMRKTTTTAAATTIALKNELDFFGKITADNNKSIDVYPLVGGSVIKVNVELGDYVKKGQVLAVIRSTDIADYEKELIDAKNDLLLAKNGLKVAQELFEGKLNSERDVLSAKSEVDKAQSELDRIKEIYKIYNIKVGSLYQVVAPISGFIIQKSINQDMLLRNDRSENIFDIAEISEVWALANVNEVDIDKVKLGQEATVTTLSYPDKTFKGKVDKIFNIINPDTKAMNARIKLSNADFLLKPDMSATIKLSFTESSSMIAVPSKAIIFDKSKNFVMVYKSKSNIETRPVEVFRQVGDITYISRGIDENEKVITNNQLFIYDALND, encoded by the coding sequence ATGAACACAAAACTTATATCTGGATTATTAATCCTATCGCTTGCAGTAACAAGTTGTAAAAAAGAAGAGCAGAAACCTGAAATTGTTAGCACTTTCGTTTTAACGGATACCATGCGAAAAACTACAACCACAGCAGCTGCTACAACCATTGCCTTGAAGAATGAGCTTGACTTTTTCGGAAAAATAACGGCCGATAACAATAAATCTATAGATGTATATCCTCTTGTTGGTGGTAGTGTAATCAAGGTAAATGTAGAGCTTGGTGATTATGTAAAAAAAGGTCAAGTACTAGCTGTGATACGTAGTACAGATATTGCAGATTATGAGAAAGAATTAATCGATGCAAAAAACGATTTATTATTGGCTAAAAATGGACTGAAGGTAGCTCAGGAATTATTTGAAGGCAAATTAAACTCAGAAAGAGATGTGCTTAGTGCAAAAAGTGAGGTAGACAAGGCACAGTCTGAACTAGATCGAATCAAGGAAATCTACAAAATCTACAACATCAAAGTGGGTTCATTGTACCAAGTAGTGGCTCCAATAAGTGGGTTTATCATTCAAAAAAGTATCAATCAAGATATGTTGCTACGTAATGACCGATCAGAAAACATATTTGATATCGCAGAGATCAGCGAAGTTTGGGCACTTGCCAATGTAAATGAAGTTGATATTGACAAGGTGAAATTAGGTCAAGAAGCGACAGTTACCACCCTGAGTTATCCTGATAAAACCTTTAAAGGAAAAGTAGATAAGATCTTTAACATCATCAATCCTGATACAAAGGCAATGAATGCACGTATTAAGTTAAGCAATGCTGATTTTTTACTTAAACCAGATATGAGTGCAACTATTAAGCTATCCTTTACAGAGTCATCAAGTATGATCGCCGTGCCAAGTAAGGCAATCATATTTGACAAAAGTAAAAATTTTGTTATGGTTTATAAAAGCAAATCAAATATCGAGACTAGACCTGTAGAGGTTTTTAGACAAGTGGGTGACATCACTTATATATCAAGAGGTATTGATGAAAACGAAAAAGTAATTACCAACAATCAATTGTTCATTTACGACGCATTAAACGACTAA
- a CDS encoding TolC family protein produces the protein MKKQIGIFLLLFGFQFLQAQNSLTVQQCEALFLKNNLVLLAEHYNIDAAKALTIQARIWDNPTFSADLNLYNPERQKYFDVGKQGAKDFGISQIIYLGGKKAKEVDLAKKNEQIAELEFSNLLRTLKFQLRKSFFTVYYNSKNIETTDSQLGHIENLIKSYSRQVEKGNLPLKDLVRLQSLYLDFKNGRLEAINANYEEQANLKLLLNDTSKVIPIVSDAEFDSYNKEQLFDVQSLQEKASLLRPDYLIKQKEIEANELNIKFQRSLAIPDATVGLSYSQRGSAFNNQKNVNLSIPLPLWNKNKGNIAVAKVTLEQSKVDQQSATLGLQTEISSILNKWTESRKSYSQIQLTSPEAFNQVYQSMLTNFQKSNISILDFTDFMESYNQSSILLNELKKKVVLSAEELNATTNTELFK, from the coding sequence ATGAAAAAACAAATAGGAATCTTTCTCCTTCTCTTTGGTTTCCAGTTTTTACAAGCACAAAATTCGCTTACGGTCCAACAATGTGAAGCGCTTTTTTTAAAAAACAATTTGGTTTTACTTGCCGAGCATTATAATATTGATGCCGCAAAGGCCTTGACTATCCAAGCAAGAATTTGGGACAATCCAACATTCTCTGCCGATCTTAACTTATACAATCCTGAAAGGCAAAAATATTTTGATGTAGGGAAACAAGGAGCTAAAGATTTTGGCATCAGCCAAATCATTTATTTGGGAGGTAAAAAGGCTAAGGAAGTAGACTTGGCAAAGAAAAACGAACAAATTGCCGAGCTAGAATTTAGCAATTTATTGCGAACATTAAAGTTTCAATTGCGCAAAAGTTTTTTTACTGTCTACTACAATTCCAAAAACATTGAAACTACCGATTCTCAATTAGGACATATTGAAAACCTGATTAAATCCTATTCTCGACAAGTTGAAAAAGGCAATTTACCATTGAAAGACTTGGTACGACTTCAATCTCTCTATTTAGATTTCAAAAACGGACGCCTTGAAGCTATCAACGCAAATTATGAAGAACAAGCCAATTTGAAGCTTCTACTTAATGATACTTCAAAAGTAATTCCGATTGTAAGTGATGCTGAATTTGACAGCTATAATAAGGAGCAATTATTTGATGTGCAATCGTTGCAGGAAAAAGCATCTTTACTTCGACCAGACTATTTAATAAAGCAAAAAGAGATTGAAGCAAATGAACTTAACATCAAATTTCAACGATCACTTGCTATTCCAGATGCTACTGTAGGATTGTCTTACTCACAAAGAGGGTCTGCATTTAATAATCAAAAGAATGTGAACTTATCCATTCCGTTACCGTTGTGGAATAAAAACAAAGGAAATATTGCTGTTGCCAAAGTAACATTAGAGCAATCAAAAGTCGATCAGCAAAGTGCTACTCTAGGATTGCAAACAGAAATTAGTTCGATATTAAATAAGTGGACCGAATCTAGAAAAAGCTATAGCCAAATACAATTAACATCTCCAGAAGCTTTTAATCAAGTGTATCAAAGCATGCTTACTAACTTCCAAAAAAGTAATATCAGCATTTTGGATTTTACTGATTTTATGGAAAGTTATAATCAATCAAGCATTTTACTTAATGAGTTGAAGAAAAAAGTAGTGCTATCTGCAGAAGAGTTGAACGCTACCACCAATACTGAACTATTTAAATAA
- a CDS encoding sensor histidine kinase: MSLKNRISLLVSILFAILYGIACVFIFLLASNFREEEFIDRLEVKALRTLKFLSDNKTPDYELLRKLDNSSIYKLTNERTLIFDDNFGLIYSSVEGQKVNWNVSDLKYLKQNRSFFKKIGENEFYGILIDTNSKDYYVLISANDRYGNRKTIYLKYILLISYFAFTLICWLITSWMVRKAILPLSLFHKKIKNINENNLETRIESKSDKNEIDLIANEFNFMMDRIETSYKGQKEFTAHASHELRTPLSRITSQIENKIADPNISEASKNFLSVILSDVNHLTELIHSLLILSKTESNQSAEKEVIRMDEVLFNSIEKINKIYSDFKISFEIEDNDYLEQALEIRGNKSLLEIAVSNVLKNACVYSTNKQAHVVIGSDRHNLTISVYNDGKTLNSTEQLQLFQPFMRGKNANGTTGFGLGLIIVQRILGLHQAQIQYSVTEDKTNLFRIKFLF; the protein is encoded by the coding sequence ATGAGCTTAAAAAATCGTATCTCGCTATTGGTTAGTATTTTGTTTGCAATTTTGTATGGAATTGCATGTGTCTTTATATTCTTATTGGCTTCAAATTTTAGAGAAGAAGAATTTATAGATCGATTAGAGGTTAAGGCGCTTAGAACCTTAAAATTTTTATCTGACAACAAAACACCTGATTACGAACTGTTACGAAAATTAGATAATAGCTCTATCTATAAATTAACCAATGAAAGAACACTTATTTTTGATGATAATTTTGGATTAATTTATAGTAGTGTCGAAGGACAAAAGGTAAATTGGAATGTCTCTGATCTTAAATACTTGAAACAAAACAGGTCTTTTTTTAAAAAAATTGGCGAAAATGAATTTTATGGTATTTTGATAGACACCAATTCTAAAGACTATTATGTTTTAATATCTGCAAATGACCGTTACGGGAATCGAAAAACAATTTATCTAAAATATATTCTACTCATATCTTACTTTGCATTCACGCTTATTTGTTGGTTGATTACTTCATGGATGGTCAGAAAGGCGATTCTACCCTTGAGTTTGTTTCATAAAAAGATAAAAAACATCAATGAAAACAATTTGGAAACCCGAATTGAATCCAAAAGCGATAAGAACGAAATAGATTTGATTGCCAATGAATTCAATTTTATGATGGATCGAATAGAGACATCATACAAAGGGCAGAAAGAATTCACTGCACATGCCTCACACGAGCTACGTACGCCGCTATCACGAATTACCTCTCAGATTGAAAATAAAATTGCAGACCCAAACATAAGTGAAGCTTCAAAAAACTTTTTGTCAGTTATCTTATCAGACGTTAACCATTTGACCGAATTGATACATTCTTTATTAATTTTATCGAAAACAGAAAGTAATCAATCAGCAGAAAAGGAAGTTATTCGAATGGATGAAGTATTGTTTAATTCGATAGAAAAAATCAACAAAATTTATAGCGACTTTAAAATATCATTCGAAATTGAAGACAATGATTACCTAGAACAAGCCTTGGAAATACGAGGGAATAAAAGTTTACTCGAAATAGCAGTTAGTAATGTTTTGAAAAATGCCTGTGTTTATTCGACTAACAAGCAAGCGCACGTAGTGATTGGTAGTGACAGACACAACTTGACAATATCTGTTTATAACGATGGTAAAACTTTGAATAGTACAGAACAACTACAACTCTTTCAACCCTTTATGCGTGGTAAAAACGCAAATGGCACCACGGGTTTTGGACTGGGATTGATAATCGTGCAACGCATATTAGGACTGCATCAAGCACAGATTCAGTATAGTGTAACGGAGGATAAAACAAACCTTTTCAGAATAAAATTCTTATTTTAA
- a CDS encoding response regulator transcription factor, whose protein sequence is MKILLLEDDFTLSKEISTFFSSKFFECIPYYDGSLLLKKYNAFDYDLIILDINVPGRNGFEVCKAIRETDQKTPIIMLSAFSEIDDKLTSFDNGADDYLVKPFHFEELFARVNSLLRRKEIPQQKKESLQINDLKLFEADMKVYRSGVEIKLTPKEFKLIIMLALANGKVLSKAIIADQLWDYHIETNQNTIEVYINFLRKKIDKDHDVKLIHTKIGYGYYLSETE, encoded by the coding sequence ATGAAAATCTTATTACTAGAGGACGACTTTACCTTATCAAAAGAGATTAGTACTTTTTTTAGCTCTAAATTTTTTGAGTGCATTCCTTATTATGACGGGTCTCTTTTACTTAAAAAATACAATGCTTTTGACTACGACTTAATTATACTGGATATTAATGTACCTGGGAGAAATGGTTTTGAGGTTTGTAAAGCGATTAGGGAAACCGATCAAAAGACACCCATTATTATGCTTAGTGCCTTTAGTGAAATTGATGATAAACTAACATCATTTGACAATGGAGCAGATGATTATTTGGTCAAACCTTTTCATTTTGAAGAACTATTTGCTAGAGTTAACTCTTTGTTACGTCGAAAGGAGATTCCGCAACAGAAAAAAGAATCGTTACAAATTAATGATTTGAAATTGTTTGAAGCAGATATGAAAGTGTACCGTTCTGGTGTTGAAATTAAATTAACGCCAAAAGAATTTAAACTAATCATAATGCTTGCATTGGCAAATGGAAAAGTATTGTCCAAAGCTATCATTGCAGATCAATTGTGGGATTACCATATTGAAACCAACCAAAATACTATTGAAGTCTACATTAATTTTCTTCGAAAAAAAATAGACAAAGATCACGACGTTAAATTAATACATACCAAAATTGGTTATGGCTATTACCTAAGTGAAACTGAATGA
- a CDS encoding M42 family metallopeptidase, which translates to MSTESILKPTSLAFLESYLNNASPTGYEAEGQKIWMDYLKPYVDTFMTDTYGTAVGIINPDAPYKVVIEGHSDEIAWYVNYITEDGLIYVIRNGGSDHQIAPSKRVNIHTKKGIVKGVFGWPAIHTRNRSKEETPKTDNIFIDCGCETKEEVEQLGVHVGCVITYPDEFMVLNENKFVCRAIDNRMGGFMIAEVARLLHENNIKLPFGLYITNSVQEEVGLRGAEMITQTIKPNVAIVTDVCHDSTTPMIEKKIEGETKIGKGPVVTYAPAVQNNLRELILDTAVEKNIPFQRLASSRVTGTDTDAFAYSNGGVASALISLPLRYMHTTVEMVHREDVENVIKLIYETLLKIENNETFSYFK; encoded by the coding sequence ATGAGTACAGAATCTATATTAAAACCAACGTCGTTGGCCTTTTTGGAAAGCTATTTGAACAATGCATCGCCTACAGGATATGAGGCAGAAGGACAAAAAATTTGGATGGACTATTTGAAACCATACGTTGATACGTTTATGACTGATACCTATGGTACTGCTGTAGGGATTATCAATCCAGACGCACCTTATAAGGTAGTGATCGAAGGTCACTCTGACGAAATTGCATGGTATGTAAACTATATTACAGAAGATGGATTGATCTATGTGATTCGTAATGGTGGGTCTGACCATCAAATTGCGCCATCAAAGAGAGTAAATATCCATACTAAGAAAGGTATTGTAAAAGGAGTTTTTGGATGGCCTGCAATTCATACCCGTAACCGCAGCAAAGAGGAGACGCCAAAAACGGATAATATCTTTATTGATTGCGGTTGTGAAACTAAAGAAGAGGTTGAGCAATTGGGAGTTCATGTGGGTTGTGTGATTACCTATCCTGATGAGTTTATGGTTTTGAACGAAAACAAATTTGTTTGTCGCGCTATAGACAACCGTATGGGTGGATTTATGATTGCAGAAGTTGCACGTTTGCTACATGAAAACAATATTAAACTTCCGTTTGGATTGTACATTACAAACTCTGTGCAAGAAGAAGTAGGTTTGCGTGGAGCCGAAATGATTACTCAGACTATCAAACCTAATGTTGCTATTGTTACTGATGTATGTCATGACTCTACAACACCAATGATCGAAAAGAAAATTGAAGGTGAAACTAAAATTGGAAAAGGACCTGTTGTAACTTATGCTCCTGCAGTACAAAATAATTTGAGAGAACTAATTTTAGACACGGCTGTAGAAAAAAACATTCCGTTTCAAAGATTGGCTTCGTCACGTGTTACAGGAACAGATACTGATGCTTTTGCATATAGTAATGGTGGTGTTGCCTCTGCTTTGATATCGCTACCTTTGCGCTATATGCACACTACTGTAGAAATGGTGCACCGTGAGGATGTAGAAAACGTGATCAAATTGATATATGAAACACTATTGAAGATTGAGAATAACGAAACTTTCTCGTATTTTAAATAA
- a CDS encoding DUF4294 domain-containing protein: MKLFLVIICSFVFSITSFAQEIPARPLDMVREIDESIDVEKDTIQLEEILISKEKLNPDAKKQFLILQNRVWVTYPYAKLTAERLVGLKAGMDKLKTAKEKKKYFKIVEDYLTNEFEAKLKKLSRSQGRILVKLIHRQTGKTTFDLIKDLKSGWKAFWSNSAASLFDIDLKAKYQPYDVNEDFLIETILFKSFNSGRLINQPPANSVNMDALSDAWLLKSQNKNQEN; this comes from the coding sequence ATGAAGTTATTTTTAGTCATAATTTGTTCTTTTGTGTTTTCAATTACAAGTTTCGCACAAGAAATTCCCGCGCGTCCATTAGATATGGTTCGCGAAATTGATGAATCCATAGATGTCGAAAAAGACACCATACAGTTAGAGGAAATCCTTATTTCCAAAGAAAAACTGAATCCCGACGCCAAAAAACAGTTTCTCATTTTACAAAATAGAGTGTGGGTTACTTATCCCTATGCAAAACTGACCGCAGAAAGATTGGTCGGACTAAAGGCTGGTATGGATAAATTAAAGACAGCCAAAGAAAAGAAAAAGTATTTCAAAATTGTAGAAGATTATTTAACCAATGAATTCGAGGCCAAACTCAAAAAGCTATCCCGCAGTCAGGGCCGAATATTAGTAAAATTGATCCACCGTCAAACCGGCAAAACAACCTTCGACCTCATAAAAGATCTAAAAAGTGGGTGGAAAGCCTTTTGGTCCAACAGCGCAGCAAGTTTATTTGATATAGATTTAAAAGCAAAGTACCAACCTTATGACGTCAACGAAGATTTTTTAATCGAAACCATACTATTTAAATCATTCAATTCTGGTCGACTAATCAATCAACCACCTGCCAACTCAGTAAACATGGATGCGCTTAGTGATGCCTGGTTATTAAAGTCCCAAAACAAAAACCAAGAAAACTAA